A single region of the Gephyromycinifex aptenodytis genome encodes:
- a CDS encoding mycothiol-dependent nitroreductase Rv2466c family protein codes for MSMQTRMWFDPLCPWAWLTSRWLMEVETVRDVEVLWSVMSLSVLNEGRDDLPDDYRAMLETGWGPVRVITAAKREHGQDVVKGLYDQMGTRLHLQGRRDMPAIIQESLAALDLPASLADFASSHEVDDLLRASHGEAIALVGDEVGTPVIEVDGVAFFGPVLSPAPKGEAAGRLWDGCVLVAGTPGFFEIKRSRDVGPIFD; via the coding sequence ATGAGCATGCAAACGCGTATGTGGTTCGACCCCCTGTGCCCTTGGGCCTGGCTGACCTCACGATGGCTGATGGAGGTCGAGACGGTTCGTGACGTTGAGGTCCTGTGGTCAGTTATGAGCCTGTCGGTGCTCAACGAGGGCCGCGACGACCTGCCCGATGACTACCGCGCCATGCTGGAGACGGGCTGGGGGCCGGTGCGTGTCATCACCGCCGCCAAGCGCGAGCACGGACAAGACGTGGTCAAGGGGCTCTACGACCAGATGGGTACCCGGCTGCACCTGCAGGGGCGCCGCGACATGCCGGCGATCATTCAGGAGTCGCTGGCGGCCCTGGATCTGCCGGCGTCGCTGGCCGATTTCGCCAGCAGCCACGAGGTTGACGACCTGCTCCGCGCCAGCCACGGCGAGGCCATCGCGCTGGTCGGTGATGAGGTGGGCACGCCGGTGATCGAAGTGGATGGGGTCGCCTTCTTCGGCCCGGTCCTTTCCCCGGCACCCAAGGGAGAAGCCGCCGGTCGACTCTGGGATGGGTGCGTTCTCGTTGCCGGCACCCCCGGATTCTTCGAAATCAAACGCAGCCGCGATGTAGGCCCCATCTTCGACTGA
- a CDS encoding ATP-dependent Clp protease proteolytic subunit — MNITPAPRIAVPSPSSRYILPQFEERTSYGMKRTDPYTKMFEDRIIFLGCQVDDASADDIIAQLIVLESQDPDRDIVMYINSPGGSFTAMTAIYDTMQFIRPDVQTFVVGQAASAAAVLLAAGAPGKRYALPNSRVLIHQPALAGGDYGQASDIEIQANEVFRMRTWLEETLGMHSGRAPEQVNEDIERDKILSAAEAKEYGLIDEVLESRKASRQD; from the coding sequence ATGAACATCACTCCGGCGCCGCGCATCGCCGTCCCCAGCCCGTCCAGCCGCTACATCTTGCCGCAGTTCGAGGAGCGCACCTCCTACGGCATGAAGCGCACCGATCCGTACACCAAAATGTTCGAGGACCGCATCATCTTCCTCGGCTGCCAGGTGGACGACGCTTCGGCGGACGACATCATCGCCCAGCTCATCGTTCTGGAGAGTCAGGACCCTGACCGGGACATCGTCATGTACATCAACTCCCCGGGTGGCTCGTTCACGGCCATGACGGCGATCTACGACACGATGCAGTTCATCCGACCCGACGTTCAGACCTTCGTCGTCGGGCAGGCTGCTTCTGCAGCGGCAGTGCTGCTTGCCGCCGGTGCCCCCGGTAAGCGCTACGCCTTGCCGAACAGCCGCGTGCTGATCCACCAGCCGGCACTTGCCGGTGGTGACTACGGTCAGGCCAGCGACATCGAGATTCAGGCCAACGAAGTGTTCAGAATGCGCACCTGGTTGGAGGAGACGCTGGGAATGCACTCCGGGCGTGCCCCCGAGCAGGTCAACGAAGACATCGAGCGCGACAAGATTCTCTCGGCGGCCGAGGCCAAGGAGTACGGCCTCATCGACGAGGTACTCGAGAGCCGCAAGGCCTCGCGACAGGACTGA
- the arcD gene encoding arginine-ornithine antiporter codes for MPTAARHARSASSDPDQGPGAGLPFAALTALVVGSMIGGGIFSLPAQMGAVAAPGPVLIGWLITGVGMLMLAFVFQTLATKRPMIDGGVYGYARAGFGNVVGFSSAWGYWVSAWVGNVAYFVLLFGTLGFFFPQFGEGTTPLAILCGSVLLWAYTALVLRGVREAALLNAVVTVAKIVPIVLFVVLTAIAFKLEVFTADFWGRMTRIEGASLGSTMDQIKGTMLVTVWVFIGIEGASIFSKRAAKRSDVGRATVLGFLAVLALLVFVNLVSYGVMAQADLAGLAEPSMAGVLQSVVGGWSGLLISIGLIVSVLGALLSWTLLCAEILLRPAKDGVMPAWMGKENRRGAPVGAVLATSACIQGMLLWTLVNEGTYTSLIYLASALVLLPYLLAAAYQVLTAICDRGTGEQLTTKDLVVGILALIYAAWLVYAAGLAYVLIGCLFYLVGGLFYAWARIERGRPVLRGAEYLVAALIVLGSVFAVLGFMNGAISI; via the coding sequence ATGCCTACTGCAGCGCGTCACGCCCGATCTGCGTCCTCTGATCCAGACCAAGGACCGGGGGCGGGTCTGCCATTTGCTGCCCTGACGGCTTTGGTCGTGGGTTCGATGATCGGGGGCGGCATCTTCTCCCTGCCCGCCCAGATGGGCGCTGTGGCGGCACCGGGTCCTGTCCTGATCGGTTGGCTGATCACCGGCGTCGGCATGCTCATGCTGGCCTTCGTCTTCCAAACGCTGGCCACCAAGCGGCCCATGATCGACGGTGGCGTCTACGGTTACGCCCGCGCCGGCTTCGGCAACGTCGTCGGGTTCTCCTCCGCGTGGGGCTATTGGGTCAGTGCCTGGGTGGGCAACGTCGCCTACTTCGTCCTCCTGTTCGGCACGCTGGGTTTCTTCTTCCCCCAGTTCGGCGAGGGCACCACCCCGCTGGCCATCCTGTGCGGGTCGGTGCTGTTGTGGGCTTACACCGCACTGGTGCTGCGGGGAGTGCGAGAGGCGGCGCTGCTGAATGCGGTCGTCACCGTCGCCAAGATCGTCCCGATCGTGCTATTCGTCGTTCTGACCGCGATCGCCTTCAAGCTTGAGGTGTTCACGGCCGACTTCTGGGGTCGGATGACCCGGATCGAAGGGGCCAGCCTGGGCTCGACGATGGACCAGATCAAGGGCACCATGCTCGTCACCGTCTGGGTTTTCATCGGCATCGAGGGCGCGAGCATCTTCTCCAAGCGGGCAGCCAAGCGCTCCGATGTCGGTCGCGCGACGGTGCTGGGGTTCCTCGCCGTGTTGGCCTTGCTCGTCTTCGTCAACCTGGTTTCCTACGGCGTCATGGCGCAGGCGGATCTCGCCGGCCTCGCCGAGCCGTCGATGGCGGGGGTTCTGCAGTCTGTGGTGGGTGGCTGGAGTGGTCTCCTGATCTCGATCGGGCTCATCGTCTCGGTGCTTGGTGCCCTGCTGAGTTGGACGCTGTTGTGCGCCGAGATTCTGCTGCGTCCGGCCAAAGACGGCGTCATGCCGGCTTGGATGGGCAAGGAGAACCGCCGCGGCGCCCCCGTCGGAGCGGTGTTGGCCACCTCGGCGTGCATCCAAGGGATGCTGCTGTGGACCCTGGTGAACGAAGGCACCTACACCAGCCTCATCTACTTGGCCTCGGCCCTGGTGCTGCTGCCTTATCTGCTGGCGGCCGCCTACCAGGTGCTGACTGCCATCTGTGATCGCGGCACCGGCGAGCAACTGACGACCAAGGACCTGGTCGTAGGCATCCTGGCACTGATCTACGCAGCCTGGTTGGTGTACGCGGCCGGGTTGGCCTACGTGCTGATCGGCTGCCTGTTCTACCTGGTGGGGGGCCTCTTCTACGCCTGGGCCCGGATCGAGAGGGGCCGTCCGGTGCTGCGCGGGGCCGAGTACCTGGTCGCAGCGTTGATCGTGCTCGGCTCGGTGTTCGCCGTGCTCGGATTCATGAATGGGGCGATCTCTATCTGA
- a CDS encoding ribose-5-phosphate isomerase, producing the protein MKIHVGADHAAYEVKNELVAYLREQGHDVTDHGPAEYDPQDDYPMFVIPAAQAVAADDMSLGLVLGGSGNGEQIAANKVAGVRAVLAYDAETAKLGREHNDARVVSIGARLTDLATAKEILDVFLTTDFTGEERHQRRIDLMSRFEATGSLTE; encoded by the coding sequence ATGAAGATTCACGTCGGCGCCGACCACGCGGCCTATGAGGTCAAGAACGAACTGGTCGCCTACCTGCGCGAGCAGGGTCATGACGTCACCGATCACGGACCGGCTGAATACGACCCCCAGGATGACTACCCCATGTTCGTCATCCCGGCCGCGCAGGCTGTCGCTGCTGACGACATGTCGTTGGGTCTCGTGCTCGGAGGGTCGGGCAACGGTGAGCAGATCGCGGCCAACAAGGTTGCGGGCGTGCGCGCGGTCCTGGCCTATGACGCCGAAACAGCCAAGCTCGGCCGGGAGCACAACGACGCCCGGGTTGTCTCCATCGGCGCGCGGCTGACCGACCTGGCCACGGCCAAGGAGATTCTCGACGTCTTCCTCACCACCGACTTCACGGGGGAAGAGCGCCACCAGCGCCGGATCGACCTGATGAGTCGTTTCGAGGCCACCGGGAGTTTGACGGAGTAA
- the tig gene encoding trigger factor: protein MKSSVETLSPTRVKMTVEVPYEELKPSVDAAYKSIGAQISVPGFRPGKVPARLIEQRVGKGAVLQEAVNEALPNLYGQALAENEVRPMGQPEVDLTELPTGEGEQLVFTAELDVRPTIELPDFSSIEVVVDPVDDSGLEEETNNRLEELRKRFGTLVGVERPGAEGDFTTIDIRGEINGEEIDAVSGVSYEIGTRTMVEGLDDALIGMSEGESKTFNAPLAGGEHEGQEAEITVTLTALKERELPELDDDFAQMASEFDTLEELTASLREQAKQAKSFEQGIAARDKILEHLLDTVEIALPESAVEAEIQAHFENGQHDDQDDEAHRTEVEENVRKALRSQLLLDEIAEKTEVQVGQQELIEYLIMTAQQYGMEPGQLAQAMQEGDQIPAMASEVARRKALASVMEQAKVTDTNGEVVDLSAAVDGSDEDESDGDQAGAEAEEESAPVADGAVEAESDEK from the coding sequence GTGAAGAGTTCCGTCGAGACCCTTTCTCCGACCCGGGTCAAGATGACCGTTGAGGTCCCCTACGAGGAGCTCAAGCCAAGCGTCGATGCGGCCTACAAGTCGATCGGTGCACAGATTTCTGTGCCTGGCTTCCGCCCCGGCAAGGTCCCCGCCCGTCTGATCGAGCAGCGCGTCGGCAAGGGGGCTGTCCTGCAGGAGGCCGTCAACGAAGCGTTGCCCAACCTCTACGGGCAAGCCCTGGCCGAGAACGAGGTTCGCCCCATGGGGCAGCCCGAGGTCGACCTGACCGAGTTGCCCACGGGCGAGGGTGAGCAGCTGGTGTTCACCGCAGAACTCGATGTGCGGCCCACCATCGAGCTTCCCGACTTCTCCAGCATCGAGGTCGTCGTCGACCCCGTTGACGACAGCGGCCTGGAGGAAGAGACCAACAACCGCCTCGAGGAGCTGCGTAAACGCTTCGGCACCCTCGTCGGTGTGGAGCGCCCCGGCGCAGAGGGTGACTTCACCACGATCGATATCCGCGGTGAGATCAACGGCGAGGAGATCGACGCGGTCAGCGGCGTCTCCTACGAGATCGGCACCCGCACCATGGTCGAAGGCCTCGACGACGCCCTGATCGGGATGAGCGAGGGCGAATCCAAGACTTTCAACGCCCCCCTTGCCGGTGGCGAGCACGAGGGCCAGGAAGCCGAGATCACCGTCACTTTGACGGCGCTGAAGGAGCGCGAACTCCCCGAGCTGGACGATGACTTCGCCCAGATGGCTTCGGAGTTCGACACGCTGGAGGAGCTCACCGCTTCGCTGCGTGAGCAAGCCAAGCAGGCCAAGTCCTTCGAGCAGGGCATCGCAGCGCGCGACAAGATCCTCGAGCACCTGCTGGACACGGTCGAGATCGCGCTGCCGGAGTCTGCGGTCGAAGCCGAGATTCAGGCGCACTTCGAGAACGGTCAGCACGATGACCAGGACGACGAGGCGCACCGCACCGAGGTCGAAGAGAACGTTCGCAAGGCGCTGCGCAGCCAGCTCCTTCTCGACGAGATCGCCGAGAAGACCGAAGTGCAGGTCGGCCAGCAGGAGCTCATCGAGTACCTCATCATGACCGCCCAGCAGTACGGCATGGAGCCCGGACAGCTGGCACAGGCGATGCAGGAAGGTGACCAGATCCCGGCCATGGCCAGCGAAGTCGCCCGCCGCAAGGCGCTGGCATCGGTCATGGAACAGGCCAAGGTCACCGACACCAACGGTGAGGTTGTGGACCTGAGCGCCGCCGTGGACGGCTCGGACGAGGATGAGTCGGACGGCGACCAGGCCGGCGCCGAGGCCGAGGAAGAGTCCGCGCCGGTCGCGGACGGTGCGGTCGAGGCCGAGAGCGACGAGAAGTAA
- a CDS encoding PP2C family protein-serine/threonine phosphatase encodes MPSISARAPRRRPEVLTSRGLRAVAPDGPANAQAVSVLLVLITVSLLFTALTSPGSVPWAAFLPAIVISGVMHRPTEHALIAGFSLSAIVIGGVLLNDTRDALGSFVAGMLIAAVTMWRSSWRARVGVQGRGGETLLYELSGDLKARACMPQLISPWRVESCVNSAHGHPFSGDFIVAHRNPGSDRVEIVLVDVSGKGLKAASRAVQLSGALDALLGAVPAHQFLAAANDYVLRQGWQEGFATAIHLFVDLGTGEFLVRRAGHPPAATFLAGCGDWEVLDGRGGPALGLLPGADYPCESGTLNRGDAVLLYSDGLVEKHDRTLDDGIDRLLGKAEYLVPCGFTGGAQELCDQAASGEDDDRAVVLFWHD; translated from the coding sequence ATGCCGAGCATTTCCGCCCGCGCCCCGCGCCGACGTCCCGAGGTACTGACGTCACGCGGGTTGCGGGCGGTGGCCCCGGACGGGCCGGCGAACGCTCAGGCGGTCTCGGTACTGCTCGTGCTCATCACGGTGAGCCTGTTGTTCACCGCCCTAACCTCTCCCGGCAGTGTTCCTTGGGCGGCTTTCCTACCGGCCATCGTCATCTCGGGTGTGATGCATCGACCTACCGAGCACGCGCTCATTGCCGGGTTTTCGTTGAGCGCCATCGTCATCGGCGGAGTGCTGCTGAATGACACCCGAGATGCGCTGGGTTCCTTCGTCGCCGGCATGCTCATTGCGGCTGTCACGATGTGGCGTTCGAGCTGGCGTGCCCGGGTGGGCGTGCAGGGGCGCGGCGGCGAAACGCTGCTGTACGAGTTGAGCGGCGATCTGAAGGCTCGGGCGTGCATGCCGCAGCTGATCTCCCCATGGCGGGTTGAGAGCTGCGTCAACTCCGCGCACGGACATCCCTTCTCCGGGGACTTCATCGTCGCGCACCGCAATCCGGGCAGTGATCGGGTCGAAATCGTGCTGGTCGACGTTTCCGGTAAGGGCCTGAAGGCTGCCTCCCGCGCGGTGCAACTCTCCGGTGCCCTGGACGCGCTGCTGGGTGCGGTACCGGCGCACCAGTTCTTGGCGGCCGCCAACGATTACGTCTTGCGGCAGGGATGGCAAGAGGGTTTCGCGACCGCGATCCACCTGTTCGTTGATCTGGGCACGGGGGAGTTCTTGGTGCGGCGCGCAGGGCATCCACCGGCTGCGACTTTCCTTGCTGGTTGCGGGGACTGGGAGGTGCTGGACGGTCGCGGCGGGCCCGCCTTGGGCCTGCTTCCCGGCGCCGACTATCCCTGCGAGAGCGGCACGCTCAACCGGGGCGACGCCGTCCTGCTCTACTCCGACGGGCTAGTGGAAAAGCACGACCGCACCTTGGACGACGGGATAGACCGGTTGCTCGGGAAGGCCGAATACCTGGTTCCGTGCGGTTTCACCGGGGGCGCCCAAGAATTGTGTGACCAGGCGGCCAGCGGCGAGGACGACGATCGCGCGGTCGTGCTCTTCTGGCACGACTGA
- a CDS encoding ATP-dependent Clp protease proteolytic subunit, which produces MSHSSDIVAAEPGPKGGLDDHIYNRLLKERIIFLGSDVRDDNANAICAQLLLLSAEDPERDIWLYINSPGGSISAGMAIYDTMNWVPNDVCTVAMGMAASMGQFLLSAGAKGKRYATPHSRILMHQPLGGIGGTATDIKIQAEQMLFIKRQMAELIAEHTGQSVEQITKDSDRDRWFSAQEAKEYGFVDHVFTQASDTPGAGGTQA; this is translated from the coding sequence GTGAGCCACAGCAGCGACATCGTCGCCGCCGAACCCGGCCCCAAGGGCGGGCTCGACGACCACATTTACAACCGGCTCCTCAAGGAGCGCATCATCTTCCTCGGATCGGATGTTCGCGACGACAACGCGAACGCCATCTGCGCGCAGCTGCTTCTGCTGTCTGCTGAGGATCCCGAGCGCGACATCTGGTTGTACATCAACTCCCCGGGTGGCTCGATCTCTGCGGGTATGGCGATCTACGACACGATGAACTGGGTCCCCAACGACGTCTGCACGGTCGCCATGGGTATGGCCGCCAGCATGGGCCAGTTCCTGCTGTCCGCAGGCGCCAAGGGCAAGCGTTACGCAACGCCACACAGTCGCATCCTCATGCACCAGCCGCTGGGTGGCATCGGCGGCACCGCCACGGACATCAAGATCCAGGCCGAGCAGATGCTGTTCATCAAGCGTCAGATGGCTGAGCTCATCGCGGAGCACACTGGTCAGAGCGTCGAACAGATCACTAAGGACTCCGATCGCGACCGCTGGTTCAGCGCGCAGGAGGCCAAGGAGTACGGGTTCGTCGACCACGTGTTCACGCAGGCGAGTGACACCCCCGGCGCCGGCGGCACGCAGGCTTGA
- the pepN gene encoding aminopeptidase N, with protein sequence MPGQNLTREEARTRAELLSVSSYEVELDIVEALDPDRATFPVSARVRFSCERPGESTFIDFIGESVDRIVLNGAELSPTEHYADSRVQLPDLAAENELLIQAHGRYMNTGEGLHRFLDPVDNETYLYTQFEVADSRRMFPVFEQPDLKSHFTFAVSAPARWAVISNQPGAQPSPADTREVAGTQVEVARWEFAPTPLISCYLTALLAGPYASVEDSVTLGDGRTVPLGLYCRSSLLPHLDAENIFDCTKKGFAFFEKEFGLPYPFEKYDQIFTPEYNSGAMENVGAVTFNEMYVFRAKVTEAIIERRALTILHELAHMWFGNLVTMRWWDDLWLNESFAEWASNTALAEATQWTQAWTTFATSEKSWAYQQDQLSSTHPIAADMRDLEDVEVNFDGITYAKGASVLAQLVAYVGREAFTAGLRAYFVRHAWKNTTLDDLLTELEATSGRELRSWSKAWLETAGVTTLSAHIETGRDGLISAASIDQSATPEHPTLRPHRLAVGCYDLIDGLLHRRQRIEMDVQGASTPVPDLIGQPRPDLLLVNDDDLAYAKIALDEQSLHSVTQHARTLPSLARSLVLGAAWESTRDAQMSARDFIALSLGVLDADLDSTLRRHLLGRIATALHQYTAPEARAKTHAAISGRLKELALHCEPGSDAQLQFVSAFASYARTPEDTSLIQAWFEGQTPPGLALDTEMRWTLLTSLVTAAVAGEAEIVAELERDGTATGRERAARARAAVPTLESKENAFISAVERDNLPNQTLDAVAEGFQRVHDLDLLAPFVQRYHDALISVWSGRTHAIAESVVEQFYPSALAGPELLQQTQAWLDAHPDAPAGLRRLVAENRDGVARACRAQSRDGQG encoded by the coding sequence GTGCCGGGTCAGAATCTCACGCGCGAGGAAGCCCGCACGCGGGCCGAACTACTATCTGTTTCGTCTTACGAGGTTGAGCTCGACATCGTCGAGGCTCTGGACCCCGATCGTGCAACCTTCCCGGTTTCGGCCCGAGTGCGGTTCTCCTGCGAACGCCCCGGCGAGTCCACCTTCATCGACTTCATCGGCGAATCGGTGGATCGAATCGTGCTGAACGGGGCTGAGCTGTCCCCGACCGAGCACTATGCGGATTCGCGGGTGCAGCTTCCGGACCTAGCCGCCGAGAACGAGCTGTTGATCCAGGCGCACGGGCGCTACATGAACACCGGTGAAGGGCTGCACCGTTTTCTGGACCCGGTCGACAACGAGACCTACCTGTACACCCAGTTCGAGGTCGCGGACTCGCGCCGGATGTTCCCCGTCTTCGAGCAGCCAGACTTGAAGTCGCACTTCACCTTCGCAGTGAGCGCCCCCGCGCGATGGGCCGTCATCTCCAACCAACCCGGCGCTCAGCCAAGCCCGGCAGACACCCGTGAAGTGGCCGGGACCCAGGTGGAAGTGGCCCGCTGGGAGTTCGCCCCCACTCCCCTGATCTCCTGCTATCTGACGGCGCTGCTCGCCGGCCCGTACGCAAGCGTCGAAGATTCGGTCACGCTGGGCGACGGCCGTACGGTGCCGCTCGGCCTGTACTGCCGCAGTTCGCTGTTGCCACACCTGGACGCCGAGAACATCTTCGACTGCACCAAGAAGGGGTTCGCCTTCTTCGAGAAGGAGTTCGGGCTGCCCTACCCGTTCGAGAAGTACGACCAGATCTTCACCCCCGAGTACAACTCCGGGGCGATGGAGAACGTCGGCGCGGTGACGTTCAACGAGATGTATGTTTTTCGGGCCAAGGTGACCGAAGCGATCATCGAGCGGCGGGCGCTGACGATCCTGCACGAGCTGGCCCACATGTGGTTCGGCAACCTGGTCACGATGCGCTGGTGGGACGACCTCTGGCTGAACGAGTCCTTCGCCGAGTGGGCCTCCAACACCGCTCTGGCCGAAGCAACGCAATGGACGCAAGCCTGGACCACCTTCGCCACCTCGGAGAAGAGTTGGGCCTACCAGCAGGATCAGCTCTCCTCCACCCACCCGATCGCCGCCGACATGCGGGATCTGGAGGATGTGGAGGTCAACTTCGACGGCATCACCTATGCCAAGGGCGCCTCCGTACTGGCTCAACTCGTGGCCTACGTGGGACGTGAGGCGTTCACCGCCGGGCTGCGGGCCTACTTCGTCCGGCACGCCTGGAAGAACACGACTTTGGATGACCTGCTCACCGAGCTGGAAGCCACCTCAGGTCGCGAATTGCGTTCCTGGTCCAAGGCGTGGTTGGAGACGGCCGGGGTCACCACGCTCAGCGCCCACATCGAGACCGGGCGCGACGGCCTCATCAGCGCGGCCAGCATCGACCAGAGCGCAACCCCGGAGCACCCGACGCTGCGCCCGCACCGGTTGGCGGTGGGTTGCTATGACCTCATCGACGGACTGCTGCATCGCCGCCAACGGATCGAAATGGACGTCCAGGGGGCCAGCACGCCGGTCCCGGACCTGATCGGTCAGCCGCGACCCGACCTGCTGCTCGTCAACGATGACGACCTGGCCTACGCCAAGATCGCTCTGGACGAGCAGTCGCTGCACAGCGTGACCCAGCACGCGAGGACCCTTCCCAGCCTTGCTCGTTCGCTGGTCCTGGGGGCGGCCTGGGAGTCCACCCGCGACGCCCAGATGTCGGCGCGGGACTTCATCGCCCTGTCTCTGGGCGTCTTGGACGCCGACCTCGATTCGACACTGCGGCGCCATCTCCTGGGCCGGATCGCTACGGCGTTGCATCAGTACACCGCCCCTGAGGCCAGGGCGAAGACACACGCCGCGATCAGCGGACGGCTCAAGGAATTGGCCCTTCACTGTGAGCCAGGCAGCGACGCACAATTGCAGTTCGTCTCCGCCTTCGCCTCGTATGCCCGAACCCCGGAAGACACCTCGCTCATTCAGGCCTGGTTCGAGGGCCAGACACCCCCGGGGCTGGCCCTGGATACCGAGATGCGCTGGACACTGTTGACCTCTCTGGTGACGGCCGCTGTGGCCGGCGAAGCCGAGATCGTCGCCGAACTGGAACGGGACGGCACCGCTACCGGTCGGGAGCGCGCTGCGCGCGCCCGCGCAGCCGTGCCCACCCTTGAGTCGAAAGAGAATGCGTTCATCTCTGCCGTCGAGCGGGACAACCTGCCGAACCAGACCTTGGACGCCGTCGCCGAAGGCTTCCAGCGGGTGCACGACCTCGACCTGCTCGCCCCCTTCGTGCAGCGCTACCACGACGCCCTGATCTCGGTGTGGTCCGGACGCACCCATGCCATCGCTGAATCGGTTGTCGAGCAGTTCTACCCCTCGGCGCTGGCCGGGCCGGAGCTACTGCAGCAGACCCAGGCATGGCTGGATGCGCACCCGGACGCCCCGGCCGGCTTGCGGCGCCTGGTCGCTGAGAACCGTGACGGCGTGGCCCGCGCGTGTCGGGCTCAGAGCCGGGACGGCCAGGGGTGA
- a CDS encoding DUF3618 domain-containing protein, whose translation MSNQDPDQIRAEIDKTRRDLSRNVDALSEQVKPGNMARRQGEKMTGAVNSVKERIMGTAEEVRDRVADNGDNSSMRAEDVRDQAARRLTEVQDTVAGAPTQARRRTQGNPLAAGLIALGAGWLFGSLLPSTEREQQASLALKEKAQPLAENAQQMAKEAAENLKAPAQEAAAELKESATIAAENVKAEGQGAVEDVKAQGQDVAKDVKDKGQNAAQDVKGSAQDAKDDVQKTRQS comes from the coding sequence ATGAGCAACCAAGACCCCGACCAGATCCGCGCCGAGATCGACAAGACGCGCCGGGACCTGTCCCGCAACGTCGACGCGCTCTCCGAGCAGGTCAAGCCCGGCAACATGGCTCGCCGCCAGGGCGAGAAGATGACCGGCGCCGTGAACAGCGTCAAGGAACGCATCATGGGCACCGCTGAGGAGGTCCGTGACCGGGTCGCCGACAACGGTGACAACTCCTCGATGCGCGCCGAAGACGTTCGCGACCAGGCCGCTCGGCGCCTCACCGAGGTCCAGGACACTGTCGCTGGCGCGCCGACCCAGGCGCGTCGCCGCACGCAGGGCAACCCGCTGGCTGCTGGGCTCATCGCCCTGGGCGCCGGTTGGCTGTTCGGCTCCCTGCTGCCCTCCACCGAACGTGAGCAGCAGGCTTCGCTCGCGCTCAAGGAGAAGGCTCAGCCGCTGGCCGAGAACGCCCAGCAGATGGCTAAAGAAGCAGCCGAGAACCTGAAGGCGCCCGCCCAGGAGGCTGCGGCGGAGCTCAAGGAGTCGGCCACCATCGCGGCCGAGAACGTCAAGGCCGAGGGCCAGGGCGCAGTCGAAGACGTCAAGGCCCAGGGCCAGGATGTCGCCAAGGATGTCAAGGACAAGGGCCAGAACGCGGCCCAGGACGTCAAGGGCTCTGCTCAAGACGCCAAGGACGACGTTCAGAAGACCCGCCAGTCCTGA
- a CDS encoding phage holin family protein gives MSTSATGSGDRVHQDAYSAAYDEDMSLGERLGNITADMSTLIRQEIALAKAEATQSGKQAGKGIGMFAGAGVAALLVLIFFSLALAWWIGSAFEPLNLGWGALAVTVLWAIIAAVLAIVGKKQFKDIGMEQTVDSASRIPDAMKGNETA, from the coding sequence ATGAGTACGTCCGCTACGGGCTCGGGCGACCGCGTCCACCAGGACGCCTACTCGGCTGCATACGACGAGGACATGAGCCTGGGCGAGCGTCTGGGCAACATCACCGCCGACATGTCTACGCTGATCCGCCAAGAGATCGCCCTGGCCAAGGCCGAGGCGACGCAGTCGGGCAAGCAGGCCGGCAAGGGCATCGGGATGTTCGCCGGGGCGGGCGTGGCCGCACTCCTCGTGCTCATCTTCTTCTCGTTGGCGCTCGCCTGGTGGATCGGCTCCGCTTTCGAGCCGCTCAACCTCGGCTGGGGTGCCCTCGCTGTGACGGTCCTGTGGGCCATCATCGCCGCGGTCCTTGCGATCGTGGGCAAGAAGCAGTTCAAAGACATCGGGATGGAGCAGACGGTCGACTCGGCCTCGCGTATCCCGGACGCGATGAAGGGAAACGAGACGGCATGA